The sequence below is a genomic window from Humulus lupulus chromosome 3, drHumLupu1.1, whole genome shotgun sequence.
tatagtagtatatgtatattagttttgtttaattagtttttattttgaagttatattgattttttaagttttttataggttgctggtatattattttccaattagtgtatatattttttgtggtatggtatataattttttttttgtgatatttaatttatattttattatacatagtggtagtatataattttgtatcatagtatatacattttaatggtagtatataactttgttagcatagtatatatattttttagtaataattttataagttttgatggtatattatttttcaactcagtatatatattttgtggtatggtatatcattcaacaacccataaaaaacgataaaaaatcaaaataactttaaaataaaaactaattaaacaaaattaatatacatataccataatattaaaatatttagaataaaagagtaatttgttaaagggtgtatttggtaatatgtgatattaaatagataattaggctattttactataaaattaaaaacatggacatttacttaTTTTCACACAGCATTAAAGGTGATTTTGCATCATGCCGATATAAAAAATCGCAAAAACATCCCTCGATCAAACTCAATTCAATGACCCATTTTGGGCCAAGTTCCAACGGCCCAAATTCTATGTTGCTCTCAAACTCAGATTAGGGTTTAAGCTTGATATTCTCTTTCCATCATCAACAGAAAGAGAAAACAGAGGAAAAGGAAATTATTTGCAATTTTTTGTTTCAAGTTTCATTTGGTTTTAAGTGGGAAATTTCAATGGATTCCCTTCAACGTATAGCAAGAAACTCTCAACTCCACAGATTCTCTCCTGCCATTGTGAAGCTCAGTTTCAGAGAATTCTCCTCCAACCGAAATGACAAGTACAAGGACGGGGACGACGACTGGAACAACGCCTGGGAGACTGCTTGGATCCCCGAGGAGGTTTCGGCAAAGTCTCCCCGAGCTCCATGGGAGGCCGACGTTAATTTCTTAGCCCCATCGGATTCCCCCATAGCTCTCCCAGCGGACGTCGATTCCGAGACGAAGGCGTTTGTGGAAGACATGAACGATAATTGGAGCCAGAGACGTAAGTCGAGTAAGAACCAGAAACAACCAGAAAAGCTGAATCTGGAGAACGAAAGTGAAAGTGGGTCGCTATATAGCTTGGAGAATATGAAAAGAGATTACAGGTTGAAGAAGCAGAGAATTCATGCCGGGTTGTGGATGAAGGAGATTGAGAAGCATGAAGAGGCAAAACTGGGGGACTCCATCGTTGGTGGTGGTGATGATATCGAGAAGTTACTTGATAGTTGCTCAGAGTAAGCTCCTTTTTATATTTATCTTTATGTCATGTATGTGTTGTTTGGACTCAGGTTCTGGTTTTTGCTGGGCCTGACTTATCTGCTTTTACAAATGCAGCATTTTCCATTCTGCGGATGACGACTTGGACAACTCAAAAATCTCAAGCTCTACTGAGTTTAAAGCCAAGCCTGATGGTTGGGAAACGACATCAAAAACTGAAGATGGGAATATATGGGAGATGACACAGAGGGAGGAGGATATTCTTCTCCAAGAGTTCGAGCGTCGAATTGCTTACAGTAAATTCCAGGTCTGCAAAATCTTAATAACTTTTCACATCCAAAATGCATTATTTTTCAGTCGCTTCAATCAAACTGTTCTCGACAGTGTTTTTAAACATCACTTCGTTTAAAAATAATGATGTCTAGTAATCTAAAGAAGATTTTAAATGTTTTCTATTGCTCAGTGATAAGTGATTCATTCGTTAACAAGATATGCATGCTTCTACATATGCAATTCAAAGACTTTTGCTATATATGAATTGACAACACTGgtaattttttctttttcctttcttgtATGTCGTTTTCTTTCTTACGAATGGTTGGTTGTGTTATTGTTTTGGTACGCAGATAGCTAGTTTTATAAAGACTCACATATTTAGTCGGAGGAGACCCATTGATGGGTGGAAATACATGATAGAGGAGTTAGGACCTAATGCCAGGAAAGGGAAGGGCAGTGTCACAAGGTTACCAACTTTATCTGATGCCTCAACACAGCCGTTCAAGGCGGAGAAGACCCCAATGGGAAGTAATTTTAGGAAAAGCTAAGCTATTTAGTTCCTTTACTACTACTAAGAATATTCACTTCGCATTTTGGGCATTTGGGGCTTTGGCTGTGGCTACCTATGTGTGTACAGCAGAAACTATGTCTATATAAATATCAACCGGGTAAAGACTAGACATATTGTTTTGAGTTTCGACCAAAACTGCATATATTCAGAGAGGGAAAGCTGGGCTCAGCTGCGCTATTAGCTTTTCAATAGTATGTGCACCAATATCAGATTTCAAGCTATCAATGTGATATTTTGTTTTAACACAAAACATTGGATATTATTTAGTAGTTAACTAGGGAAATACAAAACGAAAGATAAACTGAAAATTTTGATAATTGTTGAGTACTAAACTGGATATTTCAAAAGTTAAAAAAAGGCAACGCTACAGACTACCAACAATGACAAGCAGAATCTCGTTAGAGgattaaaataaaaggaaaatagaCTCTAAATTCGTCAAAAAAGAATTTTTCATCTTTACATTCTCTGTTCCTTTGAAAAACATTACCTCCTACACTGGATATTCTGAAAGTACCATCTAATAGCTAGGTTCTGATCCCAGCTTCTTCAGGTGAACTCCACTGGAAGATTAAGGGGGAAAATTTACAGTTTCCAGGGAGAAATTATACCAAATAGTCATATCGTCTtgcttttttctctttttcaccATGCTAGCAGCACATTACTCTGTACTTCGTACGTTGTTTCTTTCACATACTCTAGCCCCATTTTCAGTCCACCAATTTTCAGCTTGCTCCTCAGTGAAATGTTTTCGACTATGAAAGAACGTTGGAAGATTGAAGACTTTTAGCAACGGGTTTTTGAAAACACATCAATTTATCTATCAATATCTCATTATATAACTTTGTTTAAGTGATTGTAAATTCCATGCACAGAATTGCTATGAAATAAATAGGGCATTCAGAAAAGGAGCGAATTATGACGTTGCAGTGTTGAACTAAGAATCATTGTtgtattagtttattttttgtaATACTAGCCTGGTAATCTTTGTTGTAGACTAGTTATGTGCaatatactaatatatatatatgacagaAGGGTTGCAAATACCTGAACCGAACCCGCCGGAGTTCATTACCCCCGCTTGGCAAAGAGGATAAAGTTATGTAAACACCAGGTTCATCTTGTACCACCCACTCTGCTTTTCCAGTTTGTGATTTAGATCCATTAGGGGAGTTTCGATTAATAACAACGCCATTGTACTCTCTTTCAGGAGTATTAGTGTTTGACGCAGTGGTCTTAGTTGATAAGTCGTTTGAAAATTTGGCGGTGCCTCCAGCATTTAAGTCTGTAATAGAGCTCACTTTATGTACTTCTGGAAATCTTTCAGCGATGTCTTTCAACTTTCAGATAAGAAGAGCACAAGTTCAGATTATTGACTAATAAAAAGAACAGCATAGTCGTTGAATAAGCAATGTTTCTGTGAAAACAGTTActattgtttattttgtgaaaacaGTTActattgtttattttgtgaattaaATTTGTAAAGGTCTTTATCCACACCAGGGGGCATCATATTCTTCTTAAACTAGATATTTCCGACAAACTCAGTTAATGCATGGaatacaacaacaacaacaaaagaaCAGAATACAATGCAATGAAAAACTCAACTTAGTGAGCCGACTACTATCCTTCACACAGATTCCAGCTTATGGCCTAATTTATACACGAGACAATTTTAGACTATCATAGCACCTATCATGGTTCTATCACTTAGATGACCAATCAATGACATAAAAAATGGTCAGTGCATAAATGGGTTTGTTCTTGTCATTGTAAGATTATCCAATTCACTTTCTTCTGTCTAACTTCATGTTAGGAAGGGACTAAAGTATGACAGCTGTCATAAAGAGAATGGCTGGGGTGTTTGTAGGGGTAATTAGGTTGTTAGAGTATTATATATATGAGAGAAAAAGGGGACGAAAAGTGTGAGTGAATTGTAGTGAGCATTGAGCTCTTGGGAGGTTTCCAGGTCCCTCGAAGTACCTGGGTTATCAGTTGTATTTTACTTTCTATTCCAGCAAAAATATACAAAAGTTTGGCTAATTGACTCTCTATATTGAGCTTTCTTGGTTCTGGTTTctatcaattggtatcagagacaaTCCGATCCACCATGGGAGTAGGCGTAGATGTTGTGGATGAGGGAGATACTTCCTTTGTTGCATCAGTTCAGCAAGCGCTAGCCTCAATTCCACTCGACCTTGACAGCCTTGGTCGGATGACCACCAAGCTCGACATCATGAAACAATTGCTGGTCCATCTCCTTCAACGCAAGGGACTCGAATCGCTGCCACGACCAATGGAGCTAGAGGAAGAGGAAATGGTCGATCACGTGACGGCGACTAGGATCATAGATGATAACTCCAAACGCACCAATGGCCTCATTCACGTTGGGGAAAAGGTGAATTCAAATATCAGTAAGGAGTCCAATACATTCAAGTCACCTGACAAGGCCACTACAGTTGAGGAAGTGGTCGTTGATGCTTCTGAATTTGTGGATCGTCGAGGCAAGTGCATCAATCACCATCACCATCGAGACAGATCGCATTTGCGATATTCGCAAGCCATGGATCTGGACTTGTGTCCTCTCAATACGTCCGCGACGCCGATTCGACCTACACCGGTGCTAAAGAAGAAAATCTCTACTCCGTCAAATACCACACATGACAGTGTTTTCTTCCACTTGCCTTCTCTCAGTTGGCAAGGCCAGTTTGGGACCCGAAGTTCCTTGGCCTTCGTCCACGTTGGGGGCACTCACAACTCATTGTCGAATGAGCTACACTACCGAGCAATGTCGGCAAGGTCAGGGGTGCCGCAGTTTCTGTCCAAATGGAGCGAACACGATCTATGGGTTGGAAACCGATGCTCTACTCATGCTCAAGATGCAGCCCAGCTGCATTTTTATTTTGTTGGTCTGAAGCTCAACATCATGGGCCCTAGTAAGCATCAAGCCCAATATTTAGAGCAAAGCTTACAAGCCCATGTGTCATCTTATTTGAGTGTAGGGAGAGGAAATTCTATTCAGAACCCTACTATTGcttttgacaaattatttcatcTCTTCTTGTCCACTCACCAGCTCCAAGTCTCTCAATGGCAGAAGGAGATATTGCACTCGTCAAATCTGACCTTTGTTTGGGAGTCATGGCGGAGGTTGCAGTGCAAGGACGCAATGGGGTATTAATTCTGAGTGTGGTTATTTTACTGCAACAAATGGAACACTTACTAAGCTCGATTTTTGATAGAGGGAGAAGAATCAACTTTTGGGAGTTTAGGCAAGCTTCCAGAAATCATTTCGGGCAATCAACCAGGTTTTTTTTGAAGTCATGCATTTTCACCAATATGATTCATTATTAGAGAACCAGATGTTGTTCACTTTTcgtcaccttgaggacaaggtgactTCGGGGAGGGGTGTAATGTTAGGAAGGGACTAAAGTATGACAGCTGTCATAAAGAGAATGGCTGGGGTGTTTGTAGGGGTAATTAGGTTGTTAGAGTATTATATATATGAGAGAAAAAGGGGAGGAAAGTGTGAGTGAATTGTAGTGAGCATTGAGCTCTTGGGAGGTCTCCAGGTCCCTCGAAGTACCTGGGTTATCAGTTGTATTTTACTTTCTATTCCAGCAAAAATATACAGTAGTTTGGCTAATTAACTCTCTATATTGAGCTTTACTGGTTTTGGTTTCTATCACTTCAATACCTTAAACCAGTTTATTGGCTACTTCTCCATCCAATTAATTCAATCCAGAGCATCATTGCTCCAAAATTGAATGGTCCAAAATTCAAACTTGTGCTATTATATAGGTACACGAATTAACCACCCAAATGACTTGAATTTACtatgaaatttttttcaaatcaaAATGCTTTTGTAGTCTATATACAGAACTCAGAACATCATAGATTGATTTTTCATGGGAAGTAGCAACTAATTGAGTGGGGATGACTTAATGACTAGAGAGCTGGTGTGCCATCCCAAGGAAAAAGGGTGGCTTGGGCATTGACACTGTGGCATCAAGAATAAAAAAGGCATAACTAATGATTTGGCCTTCGAGGGTCCCTCTAGAAAGGAAGTCTTTGTGGTACAAGGTTATCAAGACAAAGCATGGTCTCAAATCCTTATCAGTGTGATCCAGCAGGGGAAAAAAGGGTAACTTTTTGATGCCTTTGGAAAGCTAATTCTTAATTATATGGGGAGTTTTCTCTGCTCGCTATTTTAAAGTGGGCAATGGGAATTATTATCAAATTTGAGAGGACATTTGGATGGGGTCCATGAAGAATGAAGCATCAAAATTGTTTACAGGATATACTCGAAGATGGAtctttcattttatttaaaatttgaaggACAGAGGTGGCTCAATTGTTAGAAATATTTAGATGCTTAGAAGGGAATGATTATGCAATACAGTTGAAggggaaaataaaatttaattgttAAGTCATTTTTTGCTAAGATGATTATGCAATACAGTTGAAggggaaaataaaatttaattgttAAGTCATTTTTTGCTAAGATGATTAGAGACACTTCTATAGCCACTCACATTGGAAGGTGTCTATTCTGTCTAAAAAGTAAATGTTTGTATAGACGATGGTTTTGGGTAAGCGTAATGTTCAGTGTTTTTGCAACATTACAGATACTGGCAAATTTATTATTGTGATGGTGACCTCTTTTTAAAAGGGACGAATTTATAAATGATTCACTTTGACGTTTTTTTGTTGAGACTGCCAGTGTAAGGTTTTATATTTATTTGGAAGGGAAGGGTAGTGTCCAAATGTGCTCTAGGGCAAGGTTTACATATCAACAAGGAAAGGAAGAATCATGTAATGAACAGTTATTAGGCTCTTTGGTTAGAGTGAAATAAAGGAGTTGAAAACAAATTGGAGTACATTATGATTATGCGaggaatagttttttttttttaaaattgtgtgCATTTTTTCCCCACAATATCACTTGTATTATCACATTAATTAATACGACTTTCCAAAATAAAATACAGATGAAAAAACATAACCAACCTGAGCAGTTAAAGATTTTATAATGTTCTTCGCAGATTTGCACTTTTCCACTTCATCTACTGCTATTGTAGTCACCTCCTCCAATTGTTTTGTTGTTTGCTCCAATTTAACCTCAAGATTTTGAGATTTGCAAGAAAGATCTTCTACCTGCAGAGTTCCATCCAATCACTTTGTACTTGGTAAACATATTCATCATAACTAATGCCAGCGCTGAAATTACACTATTAATAGGACATGCATGCTCATCTGCATggatataatttaaaattttatcatCACAAAAGCAGTGTAAGCAAGCTGACCTGTGCCCTCAACATTAAAATTTCTTGGCTTAAAATATTATTTGTACGCTTCAAATCTGTTTCTTCAGAAGACCAAGGTGGGCTTAACTTTCCAGAAGCAGGAGATGTTGCTCGTGACATCAATCTGGAGACAGGAACAGAAGCTGATATAACTTTCTTTGGACCTCCAACCAGAGAATTTGATGCTGTAGAAAAATCAAAATCTCTTAGAGTAGCTCCATTAAGAGGAGGAAAGACACGGCCAATATTGGATTCGAATTGATTCTCGTTCTTGGAATGCAAGCTTTCAGCTTGATTTATTGAGCCAAAAGATGAGAATCTAGAGAGTGTTGTCTGTAATCTAGGAGCTCGACTCTCTCTTTCAGCCACGTCATTGGTTTTACGACGGGCATTTCCATTTCTAACCTTAGAGTTTCGCAGTGCAGAATTTGTTTCCATGGCTTGTTTTAGTTTGGTATGACAATCATCACACACTCGATATGGTTTGTTAACATTGGGAGCCAGGGCAGCTTTCATAGATTTCTTACTGCTGCATACTTTGCAAAAGACTAATCCACAATTGTAACAATTGTGACGTTTTCTTCTGAATCCAAAAGGACTATGACAACCAAAGCATACAGAATGATCGGCACCAGAAACCCATTTATGAAGACAAATAACAGCTGTAAGGTTAGAACCGCATGCTAGACTCTTTACTTGCTTATCTTTAAGAAAGTCAACAAGAGTAGGTGTATCTCTGTGATCGTTGTCTCCATGGCCTAATTGCCCATTTGAACCCTTTCCCCAAGTATAGACCTCTGTCTTGGAGGTCAATACTGCAACGTGATAAGAACCACAGGCAATCTCTTCGATAAAGGTTTCTGCAATTTTACCTTCAACTTGAGTAGGAACTTTTCCATCGGCTGAAGGATTGCCCAGCTGCCCATAAACAGTACTTCCCATTGTGTATACTTGTCCTGATGTTGTAAGAGCAATTGTGATAGTATGACCACAGCCAACTTGACGAATTTTCTTGTCAACCAAAGCAGATACACATTCAGGAATAAGTCTGGGCTTCTTATCATCTTGTCCAAGTTGCCCTTTATCTCCATCTCCCCAGGTGAACAGCTGGCCCGATGAAGAGTTAACAGTTGTTTCAGGACTACATAACTCATTTATAACTTCAACTACTGCAGCAGTATGCCAAACACCACAAGCAACCCTCATTGTCCTAAGCCCTCTCAAAGTTTCCACTTCTCTGGGAATGCTTGTGCTGCTAAGATCACCATGCCCTAAGGCACCAAAAGAGCCATCTCCAAAAGTAAATAACTGACCAGCTGAGGTTACGACAGCTGTATGCCAGAGTCCACAAgcgatatatgatatatgtatacCTTCCATAATACCACATACCTTTTTAGGAACCCAGTGGCTAACTTCACTTCCATGCCCAAGCAGGGAGGAGCTGTGAGTACTATCACCCCATGTATAAAGATCTCCAGAAAAAGTGACTGCACAAGTATGATACTCCCCGCATGCTACTAATTCAATGTTTGTGCCACTAAGAGTATCAATAAGCTTTGGTTGGGAAACATCCATTTCCACGCCATGACCAAGCCTGCCTCCTGCCTCCTCTCCCCAACTGAAAATCTCTCCGTGTCTGGATACCAGCACAGCATGTCTGCTACCACAAGCAATACTATTCACATCAAGAACAACGGTAGATTCCAATGCCTTGGGTAGAAGAGCATCCATCTTAGCATCAAAAGAGCTCCCAACTCTATGAACACCGCCACCCAAAACTCCACCACCAATACCTTCACCCCAGATGAAAACATCTCCTAAAGCATCAAATTCATCATGACCAGAACCTTGACTGGATGAGCTTACAGCACTAGATAAGCTAACTCGAAATGCTTCTGTTGCAGAAGTTCGACCATTGGAGTTATCTACAGAGCAAGGTGATGTTGAAGGATTGGCAACTGGATCAGGTTGGTTGAGACGCTTGGTGACTGCAGTATATGTTATGATGTCTGCAAAGGCCTTTCCCAATCTACTTTGTGCAACATTGTCAAAGTTAACTCCAGAATCTCCCGGATCCTGTGGTAATTAGTAAAAAACACAAAAGGAAAAAATATTGTAAATACTAGACATTTCTCTTGAACTTTAATAGAAAAACAAAGAGGAGAAACAAAAGAGAGGGAAACACATTATTGATACAGACAAATGGTGTAATGGAAGGAGAACTTCTTCGAGTACGAGTATTGGGACTATCTATTGATCCATTTTCACATGTTGCATCAATTTTGTACTTGCGGTAGTTGTCTCGAGTAATCAATGCATTAAGACCAACAAACCAAACTTCAGCTTCATCCTTGTCTTTACATATCTGTTTGTAGAATAACGGTATCAGTATAATTACAAAATTAGAAAGTGGCCACATAAGAGAGTAAACAGATTCATTCTTCATTTGTTCTTTCATGAGAAATCAGTATAGCTACTCTGCCTTATTTCTATAAATCAATCATGAGCACTGGGCAACATTTACAATTATGCTAAAACAAGAGAACTactttttttagaatttttcatGTCATTGAAACCAACAAAGAATAAGTAATATCAATTCAAAGATATTACTAAATACACTCACCAAGTCCAAGGATCTGTCACTGCATATTAGTGAAAATGACTGATACTCTTTTTCTGGCCGAGGATACCTCTGAAATATTGCCTGAAAGAAAAAGCCATAGTTCTAGGCTCAATATTTAGAAAATTAGCCATGTGAGGCCAATCAACATATAATGAATGGTTTTACAAACTTACAGTACGCTGTCCAGGAATAATTCTCGAAACATGACTTAGTTTCACATGTTTCTCTTCTTTGCCTGAGTACCAAATCAAAAAAGACTCATCCTGAAACAAAGATAAAGTATCTAAGAAAGAAATGACAATATAATAACGGTGAGGTATTTCTGACATCACTATTCCTAATGGAAAAGACACCTATATATGGGTACATGATGTCACTGAGCTCAAATTAGAAAAAAAGGCACAATATATCGTTTTGGCATACTCGTGATTTagtttaagaaaataaaaataaagcctTAAAGATTTAAACCAATAGTTATGCCAAATTAAGTAAATCAACCCAGCACAACACATATTAAACCACCCTCTCTCATTTGGTGGTCATTGGGCTACTAACTTCTGAGGCCCTGAGATTGCATAACTGTGCTCTAATCAGAATCATAGCCCA
It includes:
- the LOC133823075 gene encoding protein GAMETE CELL DEFECTIVE 1, mitochondrial, translating into MDSLQRIARNSQLHRFSPAIVKLSFREFSSNRNDKYKDGDDDWNNAWETAWIPEEVSAKSPRAPWEADVNFLAPSDSPIALPADVDSETKAFVEDMNDNWSQRRKSSKNQKQPEKLNLENESESGSLYSLENMKRDYRLKKQRIHAGLWMKEIEKHEEAKLGDSIVGGGDDIEKLLDSCSDIFHSADDDLDNSKISSSTEFKAKPDGWETTSKTEDGNIWEMTQREEDILLQEFERRIAYSKFQIASFIKTHIFSRRRPIDGWKYMIEELGPNARKGKGSVTRLPTLSDASTQPFKAEKTPMGSNFRKS
- the LOC133823074 gene encoding PH, RCC1 and FYVE domains-containing protein 1-like isoform X1; translated protein: MADPQKSGIAERDIEQAITALKKGACLLKYGRRGKPKFCPFRLSNDESFLIWYSGKEEKHVKLSHVSRIIPGQRTAIFQRYPRPEKEYQSFSLICSDRSLDLICKDKDEAEVWFVGLNALITRDNYRKYKIDATCENGSIDSPNTRTRRSSPSITPFVCINNDPGDSGVNFDNVAQSRLGKAFADIITYTAVTKRLNQPDPVANPSTSPCSVDNSNGRTSATEAFRVSLSSAVSSSSQGSGHDEFDALGDVFIWGEGIGGGVLGGGVHRVGSSFDAKMDALLPKALESTVVLDVNSIACGSRHAVLVSRHGEIFSWGEEAGGRLGHGVEMDVSQPKLIDTLSGTNIELVACGEYHTCAVTFSGDLYTWGDSTHSSSLLGHGSEVSHWVPKKVCGIMEGIHISYIACGLWHTAVVTSAGQLFTFGDGSFGALGHGDLSSTSIPREVETLRGLRTMRVACGVWHTAAVVEVINELCSPETTVNSSSGQLFTWGDGDKGQLGQDDKKPRLIPECVSALVDKKIRQVGCGHTITIALTTSGQVYTMGSTVYGQLGNPSADGKVPTQVEGKIAETFIEEIACGSYHVAVLTSKTEVYTWGKGSNGQLGHGDNDHRDTPTLVDFLKDKQVKSLACGSNLTAVICLHKWVSGADHSVCFGCHSPFGFRRKRHNCYNCGLVFCKVCSSKKSMKAALAPNVNKPYRVCDDCHTKLKQAMETNSALRNSKVRNGNARRKTNDVAERESRAPRLQTTLSRFSSFGSINQAESLHSKNENQFESNIGRVFPPLNGATLRDFDFSTASNSLVGGPKKVISASVPVSRLMSRATSPASGKLSPPWSSEETDLKRTNNILSQEILMLRAQVEDLSCKSQNLEVKLEQTTKQLEEVTTIAVDEVEKCKSAKNIIKSLTAQLKDIAERFPEVHKVSSITDLNAGGTAKFSNDLSTKTTASNTNTPEREYNGVVINRNSPNGSKSQTGKAEWVVQDEPGVYITLSSLPSGGNELRRVRFSRKHFTEEQAENWWTENGARVCERNNVRSTE
- the LOC133823074 gene encoding PH, RCC1 and FYVE domains-containing protein 1-like isoform X2 is translated as MADPQKSGIAERDIEQAITALKKGACLLKYGRRGKPKFCPFRLSNDESFLIWYSGKEEKHVKLSHVSRIIPGQRTAIFQRYPRPEKEYQSFSLICSDRSLDLICKDKDEAEVWFVGLNALITRDNYRKYKIDATCENGSIDSPNTRTRRSSPSITPFDPGDSGVNFDNVAQSRLGKAFADIITYTAVTKRLNQPDPVANPSTSPCSVDNSNGRTSATEAFRVSLSSAVSSSSQGSGHDEFDALGDVFIWGEGIGGGVLGGGVHRVGSSFDAKMDALLPKALESTVVLDVNSIACGSRHAVLVSRHGEIFSWGEEAGGRLGHGVEMDVSQPKLIDTLSGTNIELVACGEYHTCAVTFSGDLYTWGDSTHSSSLLGHGSEVSHWVPKKVCGIMEGIHISYIACGLWHTAVVTSAGQLFTFGDGSFGALGHGDLSSTSIPREVETLRGLRTMRVACGVWHTAAVVEVINELCSPETTVNSSSGQLFTWGDGDKGQLGQDDKKPRLIPECVSALVDKKIRQVGCGHTITIALTTSGQVYTMGSTVYGQLGNPSADGKVPTQVEGKIAETFIEEIACGSYHVAVLTSKTEVYTWGKGSNGQLGHGDNDHRDTPTLVDFLKDKQVKSLACGSNLTAVICLHKWVSGADHSVCFGCHSPFGFRRKRHNCYNCGLVFCKVCSSKKSMKAALAPNVNKPYRVCDDCHTKLKQAMETNSALRNSKVRNGNARRKTNDVAERESRAPRLQTTLSRFSSFGSINQAESLHSKNENQFESNIGRVFPPLNGATLRDFDFSTASNSLVGGPKKVISASVPVSRLMSRATSPASGKLSPPWSSEETDLKRTNNILSQEILMLRAQVEDLSCKSQNLEVKLEQTTKQLEEVTTIAVDEVEKCKSAKNIIKSLTAQLKDIAERFPEVHKVSSITDLNAGGTAKFSNDLSTKTTASNTNTPEREYNGVVINRNSPNGSKSQTGKAEWVVQDEPGVYITLSSLPSGGNELRRVRFSRKHFTEEQAENWWTENGARVCERNNVRSTE
- the LOC133823074 gene encoding PH, RCC1 and FYVE domains-containing protein 1-like isoform X3, whose amino-acid sequence is MADPQKSGIAERDIEQAITALKKGACLLKYGRRGKPKFCPFRLSNDESFLIWYSGKEEKHVKLSHVSRIIPGQRTAIFQRYPRPEKEYQSFSLICSDRSLDLICKDKDEAEVWFVGLNALITRDNYRKYKIDATCENGSIDSPNTRTRRSSPSITPFVCINNDPGDSGVNFDNVAQSRLGKAFADIITYTAVTKRLNQPDPVANPSTSPCSVDNSNGRTSATEAFRVSLSSAVSSSSQGSGHDEFDALGDVFIWGEGIGGGVLGGGVHRVGSSFDAKMDALLPKALESTVVLDVNSIACGSRHAVLVSRHGEIFSWGEEAGGRLGHGVEMDVSQPKLIDTLSGTNIELVACGEYHTCAVTFSGDLYTWGDSTHSSSLLGHGSEVSHWVPKKVCGIMEGIHISYIACGLWHTAVVTSAGQLFTFGDGSFGALGHGDLSSTSIPREVETLRGLRTMRVACGVWHTAAVVEVINELCSPETTVNSSSGQLFTWGDGDKGQLGQDDKKPRLIPECVSALVDKKIRQVGCGHTITIALTTSGQVYTMGSTVYGQLGNPSADGKVPTQVEGKIAETFIEEIACGSYHVAVLTSKTEVYTWGKGSNGQLGHGDNDHRDTPTLVDFLKDKQVKSLACGSNLTAVICLHKWVSGADHSVCFGCHSPFGFRRKRHNCYNCGLVFCKVCSSKKSMKAALAPNVNKPYRVCDDCHTKLKQAMETNSALRNSKVRNGNARRKTNDVAERESRAPRLQTTLSRFSSFGSINQAESLHSKNENQFESNIGRVFPPLNGATLRDFDFSTASNSLVGGPKKVISASVPVSRLMSRATSPASGKLSPPWSSEETDLKRTNNILSQEILMLRAQVEDLSCKSQNLEVKLEQTTKQLEEVTTIAVDEVEKCKSAKNIIKSLTAQMVGRAVDILKRI